A genomic stretch from Budorcas taxicolor isolate Tak-1 chromosome 15, Takin1.1, whole genome shotgun sequence includes:
- the ZNF202 gene encoding zinc finger protein 202 — translation MATALEPEDQDLWEEEGILMVKLEDDFPCRPESVSQRDDPVLETSHQNFRRFRYQEAASPREALIRLRELCRQWLRPERRTKEQILELLVLEQFLTVLPGELQSWVRGQRPESGEEAVTLVEGLQKQPRRPRRWVTVHVHGQEVLSEETVPPGAEPGSPSELQDPAQTLTPEELREETTQSPDLGASEEQTPCQESELQPLQESEVPVLQDPALPEERNPGNSEMVALLTALSQGLVTFKDVAVCFSQDQWSDLDPTQKEFYGEYVLEEDCGIVVSLSFPIPRLDELSHVREEEPLVPEPQEPEEPEILSFTYTGDRSDDEEERPEQEDLSLEDPHRSVSGDAEIHQTPDWEIVFEDDPVRLTERRFGTKISQVNSSTNLQETMPVHPLLGRHHDCPVCGKSFTCNSHLIRHLRTHTGEKPYKCMECGKSYTRSSHLARHQKVHRMNAPHKYPLNRRSLGEAAPQVQAERTPPVEKPYRCEDCGKHFRWTSDLVRHQRTHTGEKPFFCTICGKSFSQKSVLTTHQRIHLGGKPYLCGECGEDFSDHRRYLAHRKTHAAEELYLCSECGRCFSHSAAFAKHLRGHASVRPCRCSECGKSFSRRDHLVRHQRTHTGEKPFTCPTCGKSFSRGYHLIRHQRTHSQKAS, via the exons ATGGCTACTGCCTTGGAGCCGGAGGACCAGGATCTTTGGGAAGAAGAGGGAATTCTCATGGTGAAACTGGAAGACGACTTCCCCTGTCGGCCAGAGTCTGTCTCACAGAGGGATGACCCTGTGCTTGAGACGTCGCACCAGAACTTCCGGCGCTTCCGCTACCAGGAAGCAGCCAGCCCGCGGGAAGCCCTCATCCGACTCCGAGAACTGTGTCGTCAGTGGCTGAGGCCAGAGCGGAGGACGAAGGAGCAGATCCTGGAGCTGCTGGTGCTTGAGCAGTTCCTCACTGTCCTGCCCGGAGAGCTGCAGAGCTGGGTGCGGGGCCAGCGGCCCGAGAGCGGCGAGGAGGCCGTGACCCTGGTGGAGGGTTTGCAGAAACAGCCCAGGAGACCAAGGCGGTGG GTGACTGTCCATGTTCACGGCCAGGAAGTCCTGTCCGAGGAGACAGTGCCTCCAGGAGCAGAGCCCGGGTCACCTAGTGAGCTGCAGGACCCTGCACAGACCTTGACCCCCGAGGAGCTCCGTGAGGAGACCACACAGAGCCCAGATCTGGGGGCGTCAGAAGAGCAGACCCCGTGCCAGGAGTCGGAGCTCCAGCCCCTACAGGAGAGCG AGGTTCCAGTGCTCCAGGACCCAGCCCTTCCTGAAGAGAGGAACCCTGGAAACTCCGAGATGGTTGCCCTTCTCACTGCTCTGTCACAG GGCTTGGTCACTTTCAAGGATGTGGCTGTGTGCTTCTCCCAGGACCAGTGGAGCGATCTGGATCCAACCCAGAAAGAGTTCTATGGGGAATACGTCTTGGAAGAAGACTGTGGAATCGTGGTCTCCCTGT CCTTTCCAATCCCCAGACTAGATGAGCTCTCCCACGTCAGAGAAGAGGAGCCTCTGGTCCCAGAGCCTCAGGAGCCTGAAGAGCCAGAAATTCTGAGTTTCACCTATACAG gagacaggagtGACGATGAGGAAGAGCGTCCTGAGCAAGAAGATCTGAGTTTGGAGGATCCACACAGGTCTGTGTCGGGAGATGCAGAAATTCACCAAACTCCAGACTGGGAAATAGTCTTTGAGGATGATCCCGTTAGACTTACTGAAAGACGATTCGGCACAAAGATTTCTCAAGTCAATAGTTCAACGAATCTTCAGGAAACCATGCCCGTCCACCCGCTGCTAGGGAGACATCATGACTGTCCTGTGTGTGGAAAGAGTTTCACATGTAACTCCCACCTCATTCGACACCTGAGAACTCACACAGGAGAGAAGCCCTATAAATGCATGGAGTGTGGGAAGAGCTACACACGGAGTTCCCATCTCGCCAGGCACCAAAAAGTACACAGGATGAACGCTCCTCACAAATACCCGCTAAACCGGAGGAGTCTGGGTGAGGCCGCCCCTCAGGTCCAGGCCGAGAGAACCCCACCCGTGGAGAAACCCTATAGGTGTGAGGACTGCGGGAAGCACTTCCGCTGGACTTCCGACCTCGTCAGGCACCAGAGGACGCACACGGGAGAGAAGCCCTTCTTCTGTACCATCTGTGGCAAAAGCTTCAGCCAGAAATCCGTGCTCACCACCCACCAAAGAATCCACCTCGGAGGCAAGCCCTACCTGTGTGGGGAGTGCGGCGAGGACTTCAGCGACCACAGGCGGTACCTGGCCCATCGGAAGACGCACGCGGCCGAGGAGCTGTACCTGTGCAGCGAGTGCGGGCGCTGCTTCAGCCACAGCGCCGCCTTCGCCAAGCACCTGCGGGGACACGCCTCGGTGAGGCCCTGCCGCTGCAGCGAGTGTGGGAAGAGCTTCAGCCGGAGGGACCACCTCGTCAGGCACCAGCGGACACACACAGGCGAGAAGCCGTTCACGTGCCCTACCTGCGGAAAGAGCTTCAGCAGAGGCTACCACTTAATCAGGCACCAGAGGACCCATTCACAAAAGGCCTCCTAG